The Meiothermus ruber DSM 1279 genome includes the window CAGACCAGCAGCCCCAGGGTTATCCCCAGGTGCGTAATGAGCGCTGGCTGCGGGTAGCGCTGGGTTAGCGACAGTATGATGGGGATGGTTCCAAGGTAGATCAGGGACACCCACCGGGCTGTGTCGGTGCCCACCACAAACTGGGTTAGCGCCAGGGCCCCCCCTCCGAATACGGTCATACGCCAATACAGCCGGTGGAGCCAGGATCCAACCGGTTCGAGCGGCTGCCACATGGGGCTATTGTAGAAAAACCTCCGGGCCGGATGCCACAGGAATGAGCGTTAAAACATAGATCGGCGTTACATCCAGGCCCCCCGCCCCGGCAGAACCGGATATGCTTTAGGCGTGGCCTGGGCCTTGCTTCCATCGGGCGCGCTGCTTTACGTAGCGCTGTATGCGGTGGTGCCCATGCTCCCCGGCCTGGAACGCCTGTTCGGCACCCCGCCCGGCAGCGCCCATTTGGGCATCAGCCTGCCCTTTGTGCTGCTGGTGCTGCTCTCACCGCTGGTGCCGCGCCTCCGCCTGCCGGCGGGTATGGTGATGGGCGGCGGGCTGCTGGGGGTGGGTCTGTTTGGCGTGCTGGCCGGGCTGGCGCCCAGCCTAGAAATCTGGACGCTCTGCCGAACCCTGCAGGGGGCCTTTGCGGCAGCCGTTCCAGGGCTTTCGCTGGCCCTGCTGCCCCGGCTGTATCCCCGCAAGCACGCCCAGATGGCCGGGTTCTGGGTGGCCGGCAATGTGCTGGGCGGGGGCCTGGGGCGGGGGCTGGGGGGACTGTTTGCCGAGTGGTTTGGTGAGCGCTGGGCCATGGTCTTGCTGGCCCTTCCGGTGGCCGTCATCGCCTGGGCGGTGCTGCGCACGCGCGACCGCCTGGCCCTGCCCGCACCCCAGTACACCCTGCGGGCCTGGCCCCTGTACACCCTGGGCTTCATTCTGCTGTTTCTGAACTTTTTTGTGACCAACCTGCTGCCCTACCGCCTCGAGGCCCTGGGGCTATCGCAGGCCCAGATTGGGGGGATATTTTTCGCCTACCTGGCCGGCATCCCCGGCAGCGCCCTGGCCGGGGCGCTGGTCAGGCGGCTGGGCGAGGTGCGGGCCTTCCGGCTGGCCTTTGGCCTGGTCACCCTGGGCCTGCTGGCGCAGTTGCCCGACCAGCCTTTGTGGATTCTGGTGGGGTTTGTGGCCATGATGGCGGGCATCTTCACCGCCCAGGCCATCGCCGGTGGGGCCTCGGGGCGGGGCGGCAGTGGGGTGAGCGGCACCTATGTGGCGGCGTTCTACCTGGGTGGGACGGTCGCAGGCCTGGTCTACCCGCCCTTCATCGGGCAAAGCCCCCTGTGGGGCCTCGAGGTGGCCCTGGGGGTCTCGCTGCTGGCGGTGCTGCTGGCCGGGCGGGCCCTGCGCTGACCCGGCTCAGCCTGCCAGGTAAGGGTTACTCGCCAGCTCCTCTGCAAGGGTGGTGGTGGGGCCATGCCCGGGGTAGACCACCGTTTCGGGCGGCAGTTGGACGACTCGCTGGAGCGAGGCCAACAACGCCTGGGGGTCGCTGCCGGGCAGGTCGTAGCGGCCGATGCCCCCACGGAAGAGCACATCCCCGCTCACCAGGTGGCCGGGCCGGTAGAAGCCCACATGCCCTGGGGCATGCCCGGGCAGAAACAGCACCTCGAGGCCCAGGCCAAAATCCAGGGTCTGCCCCTCGGCCAGGGGCTCGATGGGTTCGGGCGGCTGGGGAATGGAGAGACCCCAGCGGGCCGCACTCAAAGCTGCGCTGCGGTAGAGCGGCAGGTCGGCTGGGTGCAGGTAGACCGGTAGCCGCAAAGCTTCTACCAGCGGGGCCACCGCCCCCACGTGGTCGAAATGCGCATGGGTGAGCAAAATCGCCTCCGGCTTTAAACCCACCCGCTGCACCTCGGCCAGGATGCGCCCGGGCTCGTCGCCGGGGTCTACGATAACCCCCCGTCCGTCCTCGGCCACCAACAGATAGGTGTTTTCCTGCAAAGGGCCTACAGCCAAGCCATACACCTTCATGCCCTACAGCCTACAGGCAAATTCTGGCAAGGGCCTCAGGAACGTTCTACCGGCAGGTCGGCCTCGGCCTCCCACTCGAGCATGCTGCCCAGGTAGTTGCGGGCCTGCACCCCCTGCTGGCGCAGGAGCCAGAACGCGCTGGCGCTGCGGGCCCCGCTGCGGCAGTGCACCCCCACCGCCTGGCCGGCCAAAAGACCCAGGGCCCCGGCGTTGTCCGGGCCGAACGCTCCGAGCGGAATGTTTTTGGCCCCGGGAATCCGGGCGGTGGCAAACTCTTGGGGCTCGCGCACGTCCAGCAGAGGATACGGCAGACCGGCCAGGATTTCGTCAGCGGTGAGCAGGATCTCGCGGTTGAGCCGGGCCCAAGGCTCACCGGCCACCGGCTGGGCTGGGGTCTGCTGGGTGGCTCGAGGTTCCCATCCTTGCGGCCACAGGTAGACCTCGAGGCCCCCCAAGGCCAGCATGAAAGCGGTTTTGGTCAGGCGGGTGTTGAAGCCCAGGTCGTAGACCACCACCGGGCGGTGGGGGCCCGCCCCGATGCGGCCGTTGAGATCGGCCAGGGCTTGCTCGAGCTGCGCTAGCTCTTCCTCGCTGCGCAAGCGCCCGCGAAAGCCCGACAGGTCGAGGTTGATGGCGCCCTCGAGGTGGCCCTGGGCGTACTCAGCCGGGGAGCGGCTGTCGATGAGCAGCGCGTGGGCAGGGGGATCGGCGGAGAGAATCATTGCTAGATTGTACCGGGCCGGCCCCCTGTTTATGCTGAAAAGCATGAACCTGCGCGTGGATGTTTTCTCCGGTGCCGAGGTGGCCCCCTTCATCCCCGAGCTGGCCCGCCTGCGCATGGCGGTTTTTCGGGAGTGGCCCTATCTGTACGAGGGGAGCCTCGAGTACGAGACGCACTACCTAGCCAAGTTTATGAACCTCCCCGAGAGCACCCTGGTGGTGGTGCGGGACGGCGAGCGGGTGGTGGGGGCCTCCACCGCCCTGCCCCTTGCCCAGGCCGAGGTCGAGTTCCGGGAACCCTTCATAAAGGCCGGGCTGAATCCCCAGGACTGGTACTACTTCGGGGAGTCGGTGCTGGAGCCCGCGTATCGGGGCCGGGGGCTGGGGGTGGCCTTTTTTCATCACCGGGAGGCGCGGGCCCTCGAGCTCGGCTACCGCCGGGCCACCTTCTGCGCCGTCGAACGCCCCGCCGAGCACCCCCTCAGACCCGCCGATTACGTGCCGCTGGACGCCTTCTGGCAGCGGCGGGGGTTTAGCAAGCGCCCCGACCTGGTCTGCCAGTTCACCTGGCGCGACCTCGGCCAGCCCCAGGAGACCCCCAAACCCATGGTCTTCTGGGTGAAGCACCTCTAATGCAAGCCGCATGAATTGACAACCGTTTCACATTTGGGCTTTTGAAAAATATCCCGTCCCAAACGAATAAAACCCCTGCCTCCTTCTGGGAAACACCCAGATACCCACAAAGTTATCCACAGGCCAGGCCGGGTTATCCACAAAGTTATCCACAGGCCCGCCCCTTACATGAGGAAAAAGTGAAGCAAAGCCCAAGAACTGTCTGAGTTTTCCTGGGCCTTCCTTTCAGTTGCTTAATGACCCTGGCCTATAGCATGATTGGGTATACGGGTTGCTTATGCCAGCATCGGATGCCATTCGAATTGAGCCAAGACCATTTTTGCGCATGGTGGCTGGTCTTTTGAACCGATGCCCCTCCTGGGTGGCCTCGCCAACCCCAGACCAGAACTATCTCCTGGCCCGCTCGCCCGTAGGAACCCGGTATATATTCCAGGTACTCTCTCACCTGTCGGCCCTGGACAGCGCCTTGCAGGACGTGTTAAGCGCCAGGCAAGCCCACCGGGCCGAGGGCGTTGTTTTGATTCTGCTCGACCAACCCCAGGGCGCCTCGTTCAGCGAGCTGGCCCAGGCCCACGGGGTGCAGCTATGGACCCTGGCCGACATGGACTACCTGGTCATGGCTGCCGACCTCGAGTCCAACGCCCCCCTGGCCCACCTGGGCCTCCACACCCAGCAGTCCAGCGCCACCATCACCGCCCCGCCCGCCGCTGCCGGGGCCTCTAGCACCACCTCCCAGGGCTAACCCACCCGGCTTGTGGTATAAGCTGTGGGTATGAGTCAGCAGCGCGTACAAACCGATCAAGCCCCTCAGGCCATCGGTCCCTACAGCCAGGCCATCGTGGCCGGTGGGTTGGTGTTTTGCTCAGGCCAGATTCCCCTCACCTCCTCCGGCGAGCTGGTCGCGGGGGATGTGGAGGCCCAGACCCATCAGGTCATGAAAAACTTAGGGGCGGTGCTCGAGGCCGCCGGAAGCTCGTATGCCAAGATAGTGCAGACCACCTGCTACCTGGCCGATATGAACGACTTTCCGGCCTTTAACAAGGTCTATGCCGAGTACGTGCGCGAGCCCTTCCCGGCCCGGGCCACCGTGCAGGTGGCCCGCCTGCCCCGCGACGTGAAGGTGGAGGTGGCCTGCATCGCCCTGCTGTAGGGGCCTGGCCGCGATACACTAGCCCCATGAACCTCTACGAGCGCTTTCTGGCCCAGGACGTGCGGGCCCTGGCCCGGGCCATCACCCTGGTGGAGTCGGGCTACCCCGAAGGGCAGGCCTTGCTGCGGCAACTGCGGGGGCGCGGCCAGGCTAAAGTGGTGGGCCTGACCGGCAGCCCTGGAGCCGGCAAAAGCACCCTCACCGACCGGCTGATCGAGGAGGCCCGGCGGCGGGGCGAGCGGGTGGCGGTGCTGGCGGTGGATCCCAGCAGCCCCTTCACCGGCGGGGCCATCCTGGGCGACCGCATCCGCATGATGCGCCACCACCAGGATAAGCAGGTCTACATCCGCTCGCTGGCCAGCCGGGGGGCTTTGGGCGGGCTGGCCGGGGCCACCGTGGCCAGCCTGACGCTTCTGGAGGCCTTTGGCTTCGACCGCATCTTCGTGGAGACGGTGGGGGTGGGGCAGAGCGAGGTGGACATCGCCCGCGTGGCCGACACCACCGTGCTGATTCTGACCCCTGCGGCTGGCGACGCGGTACAGGCCTTCAAGGCCGGGGTGATGGAGATCGCCGACGTGTTCGTGGTCAACAAGTTCGACCTGCCGGGCGGCGAGCGCATCGTGCAGGAGCTTAAAACCACCCTGGAGCTGGCCGCCCCCCGCCCGGCGGGCTGGAAGCCGCCGGTGCTCACCGCCATCGCCCCCAAGGCCGAGGGCATCGCGGAGCTGTTCGAGGCCCTCGAGGCCCACCACCAGCACTTGCAGCAACACAACCTGCTCGAGGCTCACCGGCTCGAGCGCGCCCGCTTCGAGGTGGAGAGCGTGATCCAGGAGTGGGGCCGCCGCAAAACCCAGGAAGGCCAGGCCCTCATCGCCCGGGTAGCCCGGGGCGAACTCACCCCCGAGGAGGCCGCCCTGCAACTGCTGAGCGGGCCCCTGGGCGTTCAGGTCTAGCTGCTTCAATCTGTAACCACACTGCGCATGAAGGCCCCGATCTGCTGGGCCGCCCGGCGCAGCACCGCCTCGGGCTGCACCAGGGCAAAGCGCACGTACCCCATCCCACCCGGCCCAAAGGCCCGCCCCGGCGCAAGGGCCACGCCGGTCTGGGCCACCAGGGCTTTGGCAAAGGCCAGGTCGTCCAGGGCCAGGCTGGAGGGCAACCGGGCCCACAAATACATCCCGGCCTCGGGGAGCGGCACCGCCCAGCCCTGCTGGGCCAGGGCCTCCACCATGGCTGCCCGGCGGCGGGCCCAGGTCTGGGCGTCGGCCTGCAGGCGGGCCTGGGGTACAGCCAGCGCGGCCATGCCCATGCGCTGGATGCCCAGGTACTGGTTGAAGTCAATGGGGGCTTTGAGGGCTTCCAGGCTGGCGATGGCCTCGGCGTTGCCCAGGGCAAAACCCAGCCGGAAACCGGCCAGGTGGTAGCTTTTGGAGAAGCTAAAAAGCTCCACCACCCGCTCCCGCCCCCCCGGCAGGGCCAGGGGCGAGGGGGTGGGTTTCAAGGCCTGGTCGAGGTAGGGGTTGTCGTGGATGAGCAGCAGGTCGTAGCGGCGGCAGAACTCGAGCGCCTCCGCAAAAAATTCCTCCGAGGCCAGGGCCGCGGTGGGGTTGTTGGGGTAGTTGAGCAGCAGCGCCTTAGCCCGCCGGGCCACCGCCTCCGGCACGACCCCCAGGTCGGGCAACAGGTGCTCGCCCAGCGGCATCAGGTGAACCTCGAGGCCCGCCACCTTGGCCGCTCCAAAATAGGAGGGGTAGGCCACATCGCACATCAGCAGAACCTCGCCGGGGTCGGCCACGGCCATCAGCAGATGGGCCAGTCCCTCCTGCGAGCCAATCAGGCTCAGGGCCTCGCGCCGGGGGTCGAGCTGCACCCCGTAGCGCCGGAAGTACCAGTCGGTGGCGGCCTCGAGGAAGGGCAGGGTGCCCGACTTGAGGCAGTAGCCGTAGCTCGAGGGGTCGTCTATGGCCTGTTTGAGGGCCTCCAGGGCCTCTGGGGGCGGGGGCAGGTCGGACGCCCCAATCGAGAGATCCACCACCTCGAGGCCCTGGGCGCGGGCCTCGGCCTTGGCCCTGTCCATCTCCAAAAAAACCCCTCCGCCGGTGGGGGTGCGGCTCGAGCGAAACATATGGGTTCTACCATACCGCAAACCGCTCAGTGGTAACTCGAGTGGTTTTCCAAACAGCCGGCAACCTAACAATACGCCTGTGCGCAGCTCAGGAGCTTCGACCCCTCCTGGTTTGCTATAATGTAGGGAGTGCCCGGGAGTTTACGTGACAACTAACAAGCCAGCCGTCGCAACCCTGAACGACCACCATCTATTCGTTTTGGCGCGATGGCTGTTATACATAGGAAGAGTTTGAGCAGCTCTGGCTGTAACCAATCGAGGCTTCTGGCGGAGATTACGAGGCACTTAATGCGGTGCGTATGTTGAACCCGAAGACTGGTTTCTGAACAGCTTGAGGTAGTTATGGCTCCCCACCCGATATCCGAACTGTACGACGAAATGTACATCTTGTACCGGGAAGGCCGCTATACCCGCGAGGACTTTGAGCGGCTCTGGCCGCAAATGGTGGAGATTGCCCGCAAAAATAACGACTGGGATTTGCTGAGTACAGTTCGGCTGCTTACTCCCCAGGAGTGGCTCCGGGATGCGTGGCAGAAGGTGCTAGCTGAAAGCCGCGCAGGTACGTAACCAACAAAGGCTTCATTTCCGTTCATCCCCGCGGGTGCGGGGAATACGCGGTGGGCAACGAGCAGGGGTGGGCGCTCAACGGTTCATCCCCGCGGGTGCGGGGAATACCAGAACCCAGTCTCAAAGTAGTTGCCATCGAACGGTTCATCCCCGCGGGTGCGGGGAATACCGATGTCGTCCACGCTCAGTGCGGGGGCATCGCGGTTCATCCCCGCGGGTGCGGGGAATACGGAGTCGGGCCGCTTTGTTCTGGTGCCCACGCCGGTTCATCCCCGCGGGTGCGGGGAATACATGTGGTTCCAACTTCTGTCCTTCTCCCATAGCGGTTCATCCCCGCGGGTGCGGGGAATACTCGAACTGTTCAAACGCTGAGCAAATATCGGTCGGTTCATCCCCGCGGGTGCGGGGAATACACTGTGGATGGCTCCCGTGATCTGCGGGGTGCCGGTTCATCCCCGCGGGTGCGGGGAATACTCATGTGTAGGAGACAGATACGAAGTATCTGTCGGTTCATCCCCGCGGGTGCGGGGAATACGCTTGTCTTCCACCACAGAAGCCTTTGCAATCCGGTTCATCCCCGCGGGTGCGGGGAATACCCCTCGGATTTTGCGCGCCGCACGATGGCCGCCGGTTCATCCCCGCGGGTGCGGGGAATACTTCAGGGCCCCATTCCATGGCCGCTTCTTGCCCGGTTCATCCCCGCGGGTGCGGGGAATACGACTGCCGCATTGATGTTGTCGCAGGCCATATACGGTTCATCCCCGCGGGTGCGGGGAATACCTGGGGCTGGGTGCGGTTACCCCCAAGCTGAGCGGTTCATCCCCGCGGGTGCGGGGAATACCGGTGGTTGACCCGCACCGTCCAGGTGCGGGTCGGTTCATCCCCGCGGGTGCGGGGAATACATGAAATGCGTATGCCGCTGCGTCGACCATGTCGGTTCATCCCCGCGGGTGCGGGGAATACACCAACGCATGGCCGCTATACGACTACGCCATCGGTTCATCCCCGCGGGTGCGGGGAATACGGGGAAAAGGCCAAAGCCTGGTTGCGCTCAAAGCGGTTCATCCCCGCGGGTGCGGGGAATACGGCCCCCAGGCCTGGGCGGGCAGCCTCTGCTCGGTTCATC containing:
- a CDS encoding MFS transporter → MAWALLPSGALLYVALYAVVPMLPGLERLFGTPPGSAHLGISLPFVLLVLLSPLVPRLRLPAGMVMGGGLLGVGLFGVLAGLAPSLEIWTLCRTLQGAFAAAVPGLSLALLPRLYPRKHAQMAGFWVAGNVLGGGLGRGLGGLFAEWFGERWAMVLLALPVAVIAWAVLRTRDRLALPAPQYTLRAWPLYTLGFILLFLNFFVTNLLPYRLEALGLSQAQIGGIFFAYLAGIPGSALAGALVRRLGEVRAFRLAFGLVTLGLLAQLPDQPLWILVGFVAMMAGIFTAQAIAGGASGRGGSGVSGTYVAAFYLGGTVAGLVYPPFIGQSPLWGLEVALGVSLLAVLLAGRALR
- a CDS encoding MBL fold metallo-hydrolase, producing the protein MKVYGLAVGPLQENTYLLVAEDGRGVIVDPGDEPGRILAEVQRVGLKPEAILLTHAHFDHVGAVAPLVEALRLPVYLHPADLPLYRSAALSAARWGLSIPQPPEPIEPLAEGQTLDFGLGLEVLFLPGHAPGHVGFYRPGHLVSGDVLFRGGIGRYDLPGSDPQALLASLQRVVQLPPETVVYPGHGPTTTLAEELASNPYLAG
- a CDS encoding sulfurtransferase, which gives rise to MILSADPPAHALLIDSRSPAEYAQGHLEGAINLDLSGFRGRLRSEEELAQLEQALADLNGRIGAGPHRPVVVYDLGFNTRLTKTAFMLALGGLEVYLWPQGWEPRATQQTPAQPVAGEPWARLNREILLTADEILAGLPYPLLDVREPQEFATARIPGAKNIPLGAFGPDNAGALGLLAGQAVGVHCRSGARSASAFWLLRQQGVQARNYLGSMLEWEAEADLPVERS
- a CDS encoding GNAT family N-acetyltransferase, with the protein product MNLRVDVFSGAEVAPFIPELARLRMAVFREWPYLYEGSLEYETHYLAKFMNLPESTLVVVRDGERVVGASTALPLAQAEVEFREPFIKAGLNPQDWYYFGESVLEPAYRGRGLGVAFFHHREARALELGYRRATFCAVERPAEHPLRPADYVPLDAFWQRRGFSKRPDLVCQFTWRDLGQPQETPKPMVFWVKHL
- a CDS encoding RidA family protein; protein product: MSQQRVQTDQAPQAIGPYSQAIVAGGLVFCSGQIPLTSSGELVAGDVEAQTHQVMKNLGAVLEAAGSSYAKIVQTTCYLADMNDFPAFNKVYAEYVREPFPARATVQVARLPRDVKVEVACIALL
- the meaB gene encoding methylmalonyl Co-A mutase-associated GTPase MeaB — protein: MNLYERFLAQDVRALARAITLVESGYPEGQALLRQLRGRGQAKVVGLTGSPGAGKSTLTDRLIEEARRRGERVAVLAVDPSSPFTGGAILGDRIRMMRHHQDKQVYIRSLASRGALGGLAGATVASLTLLEAFGFDRIFVETVGVGQSEVDIARVADTTVLILTPAAGDAVQAFKAGVMEIADVFVVNKFDLPGGERIVQELKTTLELAAPRPAGWKPPVLTAIAPKAEGIAELFEALEAHHQHLQQHNLLEAHRLERARFEVESVIQEWGRRKTQEGQALIARVARGELTPEEAALQLLSGPLGVQV
- a CDS encoding aminotransferase class I/II-fold pyridoxal phosphate-dependent enzyme, with product MFRSSRTPTGGGVFLEMDRAKAEARAQGLEVVDLSIGASDLPPPPEALEALKQAIDDPSSYGYCLKSGTLPFLEAATDWYFRRYGVQLDPRREALSLIGSQEGLAHLLMAVADPGEVLLMCDVAYPSYFGAAKVAGLEVHLMPLGEHLLPDLGVVPEAVARRAKALLLNYPNNPTAALASEEFFAEALEFCRRYDLLLIHDNPYLDQALKPTPSPLALPGGRERVVELFSFSKSYHLAGFRLGFALGNAEAIASLEALKAPIDFNQYLGIQRMGMAALAVPQARLQADAQTWARRRAAMVEALAQQGWAVPLPEAGMYLWARLPSSLALDDLAFAKALVAQTGVALAPGRAFGPGGMGYVRFALVQPEAVLRRAAQQIGAFMRSVVTD